The genome window GAAAAACAATCCATTTCGCATTATTAACTGATTTTCAGGGACAAATAAAGCTCCAAAGAAAATTACTAGTCCGATCAAATATGCCCAAACTGGCTTTGACAATTTCATAAATATACCTATCTCTCTAAACTCTTTATTGTTCATATGAACAACTGTTCATATATTCATTTAGAATATAAGAGATTTTTTGGTTTTTGTCAAGAAGGAAAATAAAAAAGGAACCTCATCGGTCCCCCATTAAGCAATGGTTCCTTCAACGGTTTCAAGATCGTTTTTGCCGTCCCGTTCAACAATTGCATTAATTGCCGCTGTAATTCCCCTAACATCATCTTCTAATGATAACGATGGTGTTCCTGGGCGGGTAACTACTTGATCGGGTAGAAAAGGAATATGAATAAATCCTGCTTTAATTTTTGGAAATTCTTTGTCTTTCATATACTGAACTTGATAGAAAATATGATTACAAACGAATGTTCCCGCTGTATTTGATACTTCGGCCGGTAAACCTGCCTCACGGATTGCCCGAGCCATCGCTTTAACAGGTAATTGAGTAAAATATGCAGGGGCACCGTCTTCATGAATCCGTTGATTAAAAGGTTGATAACCCGCGTTATCTTTAATCCGACCGTCATCTAAATTAATCGCAACTCGCTCTGGTGTAATCGCAAATCGACCGCCAGCCTGACCAACGTTTAAGACGTAATCAGGTTGATAATTTTTGATTGCTTCCTTTACTACTTCGGCACACCGACCAAATTCGGTTGGAATTTCCAGCTTAATAATTTGAGCTCCAGCAATTGAATCTGACAGTCTTTTAACTGTTTCAATTGCTGGGTTAATTTTATCATCCCCAAAAGGATTGAAGCCTGTTACTAATATTTTCATTTTTAGTCCTCCATTTAAAAAGCCAAGAAATACATTAGTATAATATGAGCAAGTAAAAGGATTGCGGCGATCGGCAATTGCTGTTTAATCACACCCATCTGATCATCCATGTCTAACAGTGCCACTGGCAAACTGTTAAAATTGGCAGCCATTGGTGTCACTAAAGTACCGCAATAACCTGAAGTCATTCCAAGCGCTGCAACGACTGCGGGATTCCCTCCTTGAGCAACAACAAAAGGAATTCCGACTGCAGCTGTAATTATCGCAAATGCTGCAAAAGCATTTCCCATAATGATCGTAAATAGAGCCATTGATATACAATAGAGAATCACTCCAAAAAGTCGATTTCCAGGTGGAAAGGCTCCCGAAATCAACTTGGCTGTCAAATCACCGACACCCGCTGCCGTAAATACTGCACCAAGAGTTGCTAGAAGTTGCGGTAAAATTCCGGCCGTTCCGACTGAACGAATCATCCTTTGAGTATCATTATAAACCATTTTTACTGGAGCCTTTGTTTCAACCATTGCAACAATTAAAGAAATAACTGCTCCAAAACCAACCGCGACTTGACCACCTAGTTTAGTGAATGACCCAATACAGATGGCGACAACAGCTAAAACGATACTAGGTAAGAAAATCCAACCACCTAATTTTTTGGCAAATTGAGCTGCATGTTTTCCATCTACTGGTTCAATTGTCCCAACTTTAATTTGTTTAAATAACGCCAAAACTCCAATTACTAACACTAAAAAACCAGTAATTTTTTTCGGAATAAAATTACCAAAAGCAAAAATTATCGCTAAAATCAACCAGAAAATCCCCGTCCCGATCCGAGCAGGATTTTCTTCATCTTTGAAACTTTCTTGTGCAGCAATCGCCAAACAAACACCAACTAAAGCATAGAAAAACATCAATAAATTACTTGCCATTGACACTCACCTCGTTAAATTTTCGATCAAAAAGTGAATTCCAAATTACTCCTACCACAAAAGTAATAACTGCCATTGGAATTGAATATAGAACGATTTTAGTAGGACTAACTGCGTATTTCAGACCATTCATGGTACTAGAAATCAGTAAAACTCCACTGGAAGCAATGAACAAATTTTGAGCAAAAAAATTACCCAAATTTTCCACGGCCGCCGAATGTCCTTTGATAAGCTCTTGCTCACGTTTTGTTAATGGTCGTTTAGTTTCAGCTGCCGCAGTTGTCATTGGAACTACTAGTGGTCTTACAAAAGTAACTTGCCCTGAAAAAGAAATTCCAAAAATGCCACCAATTTCTCTAATCAACATGTAAATATCGAGAATTGTACTTGGAGTTGCATTTTTGATTCGTTTGATCGCGTTAATAGCTACCTCTTTTAATCCATGACTCTCAACTAAACCAATCATCGGCAAAGTTAGAAAATACAAGGTTACCATTCTGTTATCTGTAAAACTCTTTCCTAAAATCTCTAGTAACTGGCCAAAATCCATCCCCGATAGCAAACCTGTCGCAACCGCTGCAATAATAACAACTGCCGTCGGATCAAATTTTAAAGCAAAACCAATTACAATAATTAAGATTCCAAGTAGTTTTATGTACTCCATTAATCCATCTCCCTCTTAAAATAACAAATATTTTTTAATTTTAACATAAGTTACTGCTTATTTCTAGTTCTTTAAATAGTATAGATAAGGCAAACAATTAATAATTTAACTATCGTTTTTTCTTTTGCTAGAGCTCAATATGCCTAATTGTTCTCGATATTTAGCGACTGTGCGCCGAGCAATTTTTATTCCTGCCTCACCCAACAATTCAACTAACTTTTGATCACTTAACGGATGGGCAGCTTCCTCCTTTGAAATCAATGTTTGTATTTTCAATTGGACCTGAGGTACTGAATGATCAGATTTAGGATTGCTTCTCTTAGTGAAGAAATATTTCAACTCGAAAACCCCAAAATCTGTTTGAAGATATTTTCCATTAATAGTTCGACTCACAGTTGACATACTAATATCTAGTTTTTGTGCTACGTCGCGCAGCAAAAGAGGATTCAAAGGACCTGAATGATGCAGAAAAAAATCTGCCTGTGCTTCAATAATTATTCGGCCAATCATGGAAATAGTCTGAATTCGGCGATCTAAATTGCGTTTTAATGCTTGATATTCTTGATATTTTGACTTGACATAAGATTGCACTTCCAAATCTGTACTTTTTTGCAATTCATTATAAGTTTCTTCCGCAAAAACTAAATTAGGATAACCATATTTAGTCACCTCAAGCGTCAATTTTCCCTTATGATTTCGAACAATCAATTCTGGAACGATGTAATTATTTTGAAGTTTATTTTCCGTAAAAGGATAAGGAGTTAATGTTTGAATGACTTTAAAAGCTGACTGAACCTCTGTAAGTGTTACCCCGAGCATCTTTGAGATTTCGTTCCAACGGTGTTCAATGAGCTCATTAGAACAATTGTCCAATATTTTTAAAGCAAGGGTGCTGGCAGGAGTTGCAGTTTTAAATTGCAATTGTAAACTCAAGCATTCTAGTAAATTCTGCGCCCCAACTCCTGGTGGATCCAAATTGTAAAGTAACTCTTTAGCATCCATTAGGGTAACTTGATCGATCGAAAGTTCCTGTAAAAGATCCTCATCTTTTGTTAATAAGTATCCATGCTCATCTAGGTGCTCTATTAAAACCAAAACTACGACACTTAAGGGAGTATCCCGCATTGTCAAATGCACCTGATCAAATAAATAGTCGTAAACCGTCTGATGTTCCTGCTGATTATTGAAAAGCGTCGTTGACATTTCCACTTCCCGTTTGGAAATCATTGGATTTACGTCAAATAGAGGATTTGACATGCTTACATTTTGAGCATAATCGCTCAGATCAATTAAATTTGTCTGTAATATTAAAATGGACTGCTTCATGCTCTGTGTTAAAGCAAGGCTGTGAAGCTGTTTCTGGTTTATTTGATAACTCTGTTTTAATCCCATCTGCTACACTCGTTTTTACTAATTGTACCTCAGATTTAGTGATAGCGGCAACAAAACTTTAAGCGGCACAAAAAATACCCCCTGCAAATGCAGGGAGTACCTAGCAATGTCGATACCCCGTTTGAAACCTACAGGATCACCCCCGCTTGCGCGGGGAACACTAGTAGATAGCTACAGAATCGAAGATAAGCTGGGGATCACCCCCGCTTGCGCGGGGAACACTGCACGGGGTCAACCTAATCGGGTCTCAGCATAGGATCACCCCCGCTTGCGCGGGGAACACTATAAAGCGGTCAGACTGGCAGGGCTTTATAAAGGATCACCCCCGCTTGCGCGGGGAACACCAAGATTTCAAATCATACATGTGTTGAATTGCGGGATCACCCCCGCTTGCGCGGGGAACACTTACTTCTATCGTTTCACCATTTTCTGGTGTAGGGATCACCCCCGCTTGCGCGGGGAACACGTCATGGTCATGCCCCAGGGCGAAATATCCACAGGATCACCCCCGCTTGCGCGGGGAACACAAAAAAACCACTTCGTCAAGTACCCGCCCTCGGGGATCACCCCCGCTTGCGCGGGGAACACACTAAGAAAATCCCACTAAATCAACATTTCTAAATCTCCAGATCACCATTTTTTATGAGTTTTTCTGCCAGATCCATAGTTGCATCCGCATCAGATAGTGACTCATGAGGCTTTAAATTCTCAATCTCATATTTTTCTAAAACTGTCCCTAACCTGTAATCGTCTAAGAATTTATTTTTCTTTTTGACAACAGGCATCAAATCAATTAGTTTATTTGACAACTCTGATTCATTTAGATTTCTAAACGCCATCGAGATGAACTTATCATCAAACGACAGATTATACCCAACAATCGGCATGTCCTCTGCAAATTCTTTTATATCTAATAATGCTTCAGACAATTCAACACCTTCATTTTCTAAAATTAAATTCGTGATACCTGTTAATTTCGTAATATTTTCAGGTATTTTTTTGTCGGTCTTAACGAACACATGGAACTTTTCTTTGAATCCATCAATATTATTTTTAACTGCACCAATGGAAATTATCTGATCTTTACTAACATCTAAACCTGTAGTTTCAACATCAAGTGACATAAAGCTAGTTGGATTATTGGATACGACCCGTTTTTGAGTAAACTTTTTGGCTTTCCGCCATTTGGCAGCATTGCTAAATCCGTGTTTTACAAGTCCTTCTACCTTATTTAATCGCTTTACTAACGGGATACCGTCAAAATCTACAACCTGATAGTCAATTCTCGTAGTCCTGATTTGATAACCGAACTCGTTTTGAACATTGAAGACCATCGTTGCCTGACCATTGCCAATATCTCGCATAATTCGATCCCACAATTGATCTCGAATTCTAGCACTAAAATTTCCAACATAAACGCCAGTCTGGATTTCTTGACACCACTTGGTTAAGTCACCTCTTAAGGAACGAGGAACTTTTGTTAAAGTAATAACGATCATTAAATTTCGTTTTCCTCATACTCTGAATATTGAACGCCGAATTTTTGCAGACCGATTTTATCATCCCATAGTCCAAGGATCTCTACATCCTGTTCATCTTCAACTTCTAGTAAAAATTTTAAATCTTGAACCATTCGGATCATTATTTTTCCATCGACAAACTTGTCTCGCATTGCCAATCTAGTTCGCGAACCGATATCCTTATCTTCCCCAAAATCAGCAGCCATTTTAAAAGCGGTTGGAATTGAAAATTCGGCCTTATACAGATCAGCAAAATCATATACAAATGATAAATCATGTCCTGTGTGCACAAAACCAAGAGCAGGTGATGCACCAAGCGCCACAATAACGCTATAACTTAGACCATACAGAGCTTGGTGCGCTGCAGTTAAAGCTTTATTAACGGGGGTTCCTGAATCAAAATCATCATGATTATATTCACGCTTGGTCCAAGGAACGTTAGTCAATCGTGATTGTGCGCGGTAAACTTGCCGAATTCTAGCACCTTCTTTCCCCCGCAGTTCCTGCATAGTTAAACCAGTGACATCTTCATTGGGAAATCTCATTTGATACATTTTTCTAGCAACAGATATTCTTGAGCGAGTATTTGATACCAAAAGTGCTTGTTTTTCAATCAGTGCAGATGAATGGCTCAGCGGTCGACCGTGCGCATAGTGACGTACTCCTCTTTCACCCACCCATACAACACTCATGCCTGCATCACCAATTAATTCCATTGCCCGATGCGTGATATCAACTCCTGGTCCAAGAAAAAGAACGCTAATAATTCCTGCAGGTACAAACACGGTACCTTTACTATCGGCAACAACAATGGCGCTATCTTGTCGATTTAATTTAGCATGTTCTAAATATAAAAAAGTAATCCGATCTTTAATTCTTCCCAATTCAGAAAGCTCTGGTTTTTTCGCACCAAATTTTGGTTTCATGTTATTTAACCGGAATTACTGTCATCAAACCCATCCCGTAGGCCTTCTCACGACCAATACCATGGATCAAAGTATCTTTAAATTTATCTACATCACTGATTTCAAGAAAACCTTCATATGATACTCGGCTCAATCTGATGGTTTTATTTCCATTATGCCTTAAAGTAGCTTGATCTCGACTAACAATATTAAATGAATAATCACCTTCATCATTTTGAAGAATTCGAAAACCTGCCTTTTCAGATTTCTTTATCAGCCATTCTTTTTGATGTCTAATTGTAATATGAGGATAAACTTTACCTCGTTTTTCACCTGGCGTTATAACTGAATAAGTTGGATTCGCAGTTAAGCGAAATTGTAAGCGTTGACCATTTGTTAATGAATTTAAAAACTGATCATAAGATTTACTAACTTCCGTCCCCTCGACTCCGTATCTTGAAAAGCAAGAAGGATCAGGCTTGTCGTTGCTCAAAACGATCAAATAAGTCTTCTCCTCTAAAGTATCAATTCGCCATAAATTTCTTGGATGAGCTTTCTCTTGAATTACCTCAGGAAAACTTTGTTCAACCCAGTTGTGATAAGCTCCCAAGTGGGTTAAATCTTTAGTTTTCTGACGATTATTTAAATCGATTTCTACCCTTGATAAATACATTTTGTTTTCTCCTACAACGCACTAAAAGGATCGTGATCTGTCGATTGATCTTTTTCTTGATAAGACGGATTAGTCAATTCAATCATATCTCTCTCAACTGGACGATAGTTGAAAAAACGATTCTTTTGACTAAATGATCCGACACTATCTTTTACCATGAAATATTTATCTCCACTAAGTAACTTTGAATCAGCCAGTAATTCAACTTTAACCGTTTGCTTATTAGATTTTGATTTTTGATACCAGCGGCTCGCTTGCCATGGAAAATCCTTTAAAACTTGAACTGGATTTAACCCAGAAAATTCTTCGATCTGCAAAACTCCTGCTGGTACATTTGCGCGCCGTCCCAAAAACAGTTGATAGCCCGGATGTCTAAGAGCAAATTGTATCTCATCGATTAACGAGTCATTATCACTTCCAATCGCTACCGCAAATACTGCATCTTGAATGTGTCCCCGATAAGTCAATTTTCGGGTGTCTTTTTTCCACTCAACCGTTTGAAATTCAGTAAAAACTCGACCTGGCTGATCAATTCTAACTGCAAAATCAAGACCATTTAAATCTGTGATTTTTTCATCATCTCGCTGGAATCCAAGTGCCGCAGCAATCATTCCGATCACTGCACTTTTTGAAGGATGAAGACTCGTAGTTCGCTGATTAAATGTTGCTTCATTACCAAACGACTGAAGAGGACCGGTT of Xylocopilactobacillus apicola contains these proteins:
- a CDS encoding DUF979 domain-containing protein: MASNLLMFFYALVGVCLAIAAQESFKDEENPARIGTGIFWLILAIIFAFGNFIPKKITGFLVLVIGVLALFKQIKVGTIEPVDGKHAAQFAKKLGGWIFLPSIVLAVVAICIGSFTKLGGQVAVGFGAVISLIVAMVETKAPVKMVYNDTQRMIRSVGTAGILPQLLATLGAVFTAAGVGDLTAKLISGAFPPGNRLFGVILYCISMALFTIIMGNAFAAFAIITAAVGIPFVVAQGGNPAVVAALGMTSGYCGTLVTPMAANFNSLPVALLDMDDQMGVIKQQLPIAAILLLAHIILMYFLAF
- the cas1e gene encoding type I-E CRISPR-associated endonuclease Cas1e, whose product is MKPKFGAKKPELSELGRIKDRITFLYLEHAKLNRQDSAIVVADSKGTVFVPAGIISVLFLGPGVDITHRAMELIGDAGMSVVWVGERGVRHYAHGRPLSHSSALIEKQALLVSNTRSRISVARKMYQMRFPNEDVTGLTMQELRGKEGARIRQVYRAQSRLTNVPWTKREYNHDDFDSGTPVNKALTAAHQALYGLSYSVIVALGASPALGFVHTGHDLSFVYDFADLYKAEFSIPTAFKMAADFGEDKDIGSRTRLAMRDKFVDGKIMIRMVQDLKFLLEVEDEQDVEILGLWDDKIGLQKFGVQYSEYEENEI
- a CDS encoding DUF969 domain-containing protein, coding for MEYIKLLGILIIVIGFALKFDPTAVVIIAAVATGLLSGMDFGQLLEILGKSFTDNRMVTLYFLTLPMIGLVESHGLKEVAINAIKRIKNATPSTILDIYMLIREIGGIFGISFSGQVTFVRPLVVPMTTAAAETKRPLTKREQELIKGHSAAVENLGNFFAQNLFIASSGVLLISSTMNGLKYAVSPTKIVLYSIPMAVITFVVGVIWNSLFDRKFNEVSVNGK
- the cas5e gene encoding type I-E CRISPR-associated protein Cas5/CasD is translated as MKTITIKLTGPLQSFGNEATFNQRTTSLHPSKSAVIGMIAAALGFQRDDEKITDLNGLDFAVRIDQPGRVFTEFQTVEWKKDTRKLTYRGHIQDAVFAVAIGSDNDSLIDEIQFALRHPGYQLFLGRRANVPAGVLQIEEFSGLNPVQVLKDFPWQASRWYQKSKSNKQTVKVELLADSKLLSGDKYFMVKDSVGSFSQKNRFFNYRPVERDMIELTNPSYQEKDQSTDHDPFSAL
- the rpoN gene encoding RNA polymerase factor sigma-54, with translation MGLKQSYQINQKQLHSLALTQSMKQSILILQTNLIDLSDYAQNVSMSNPLFDVNPMISKREVEMSTTLFNNQQEHQTVYDYLFDQVHLTMRDTPLSVVVLVLIEHLDEHGYLLTKDEDLLQELSIDQVTLMDAKELLYNLDPPGVGAQNLLECLSLQLQFKTATPASTLALKILDNCSNELIEHRWNEISKMLGVTLTEVQSAFKVIQTLTPYPFTENKLQNNYIVPELIVRNHKGKLTLEVTKYGYPNLVFAEETYNELQKSTDLEVQSYVKSKYQEYQALKRNLDRRIQTISMIGRIIIEAQADFFLHHSGPLNPLLLRDVAQKLDISMSTVSRTINGKYLQTDFGVFELKYFFTKRSNPKSDHSVPQVQLKIQTLISKEEAAHPLSDQKLVELLGEAGIKIARRTVAKYREQLGILSSSKRKNDS
- the cas2e gene encoding type I-E CRISPR-associated endoribonuclease Cas2e, yielding MIVITLTKVPRSLRGDLTKWCQEIQTGVYVGNFSARIRDQLWDRIMRDIGNGQATMVFNVQNEFGYQIRTTRIDYQVVDFDGIPLVKRLNKVEGLVKHGFSNAAKWRKAKKFTQKRVVSNNPTSFMSLDVETTGLDVSKDQIISIGAVKNNIDGFKEKFHVFVKTDKKIPENITKLTGITNLILENEGVELSEALLDIKEFAEDMPIVGYNLSFDDKFISMAFRNLNESELSNKLIDLMPVVKKKNKFLDDYRLGTVLEKYEIENLKPHESLSDADATMDLAEKLIKNGDLEI
- the pcp gene encoding pyroglutamyl-peptidase I; this encodes MKILVTGFNPFGDDKINPAIETVKRLSDSIAGAQIIKLEIPTEFGRCAEVVKEAIKNYQPDYVLNVGQAGGRFAITPERVAINLDDGRIKDNAGYQPFNQRIHEDGAPAYFTQLPVKAMARAIREAGLPAEVSNTAGTFVCNHIFYQVQYMKDKEFPKIKAGFIHIPFLPDQVVTRPGTPSLSLEDDVRGITAAINAIVERDGKNDLETVEGTIA
- the cas6e gene encoding type I-E CRISPR-associated protein Cas6/Cse3/CasE, yielding MYLSRVEIDLNNRQKTKDLTHLGAYHNWVEQSFPEVIQEKAHPRNLWRIDTLEEKTYLIVLSNDKPDPSCFSRYGVEGTEVSKSYDQFLNSLTNGQRLQFRLTANPTYSVITPGEKRGKVYPHITIRHQKEWLIKKSEKAGFRILQNDEGDYSFNIVSRDQATLRHNGNKTIRLSRVSYEGFLEISDVDKFKDTLIHGIGREKAYGMGLMTVIPVK